One genomic region from Kamptonema formosum PCC 6407 encodes:
- the fba gene encoding class II fructose-bisphosphate aldolase (catalyzes the reversible aldol condensation of dihydroxyacetonephosphate and glyceraldehyde 3-phosphate in the Calvin cycle, glycolysis, and/or gluconeogenesis) has protein sequence MAIVPMRLLLDHAAENGYGIPAYNVNNMEQIQAIMRAADETNSPVILQASRGARSYAGENFLRHLILAAVETYPHIPIVMHQDHGNAPGTCYSAIRNGFTSVMMDGSLEADAKTPASYEYNVNVTSEVVKVAHSIGVSVEGELGCLGSLETGMGEAEDGHGAEGVLSHDQLLTDPDQAVDFVEQTQVDALAVAIGTSHGAYKFTRKPTGEVLAISRIEEIHRRLPNTHLVMHGSSSVPEDLLALINQYGGKIRETYGVPVEEIQKGIQSGVRKINIDTDNRLAITAAVREALAAKPEEFDPRHFMKPSIKYMQKVCSDRYQSFGAAGHGTNIKQISLDDFAAKYAKGELKAISKSAVTA, from the coding sequence ATGGCGATCGTACCCATGCGGCTACTGCTGGATCACGCGGCGGAAAACGGTTATGGCATTCCTGCTTACAATGTAAACAACATGGAGCAGATTCAGGCTATCATGCGGGCGGCGGATGAAACCAATAGCCCCGTAATCCTGCAAGCTTCTCGCGGTGCTCGTTCTTATGCTGGCGAAAACTTCTTACGCCATTTGATTTTGGCTGCTGTGGAAACTTACCCCCACATCCCCATTGTCATGCACCAAGATCATGGTAATGCTCCCGGTACTTGCTATTCGGCGATTCGCAACGGTTTTACCAGCGTGATGATGGATGGTTCTTTGGAAGCAGATGCTAAGACTCCTGCTAGCTACGAATACAACGTCAATGTTACCAGCGAAGTTGTGAAAGTAGCTCACTCCATTGGCGTTAGCGTGGAAGGCGAACTGGGCTGTTTGGGTTCTCTGGAAACTGGTATGGGTGAAGCTGAAGATGGTCACGGTGCTGAGGGTGTACTCTCTCACGACCAATTGTTAACTGACCCTGACCAAGCTGTGGATTTCGTTGAGCAAACTCAGGTTGATGCTTTAGCCGTTGCGATCGGTACTTCTCACGGTGCTTACAAGTTTACTCGTAAGCCAACTGGTGAAGTTTTAGCAATTAGCCGCATTGAAGAAATTCACCGCCGCTTACCGAATACTCACTTGGTAATGCACGGTTCCTCTTCTGTTCCTGAAGATTTGCTGGCTTTGATCAACCAGTATGGCGGTAAGATCCGGGAAACTTACGGTGTACCTGTCGAAGAAATCCAAAAGGGAATTCAAAGCGGTGTCCGCAAGATTAATATTGACACTGACAACCGTTTGGCGATTACTGCTGCGGTGCGTGAAGCTTTGGCTGCTAAGCCTGAAGAGTTCGATCCTCGCCACTTTATGAAGCCTTCGATTAAGTATATGCAGAAGGTTTGTAGCGATCGCTATCAGTCTTTTGGTGCTGCTGGTCATGGTACTAATATCAAGCAAATTTCTCTGGATGATTTTGCAGCTAAGTATGCTAAGGGCGAACTGAAAGCTATTTCTAAGAGCGCTGTGACTGCCTAA